In the genome of bacterium SCSIO 12827, the window GCCGATCAGCAACAGCGTGCGCGCGCTCCTGGCTGACGTCACGCGCGAGACGTCCAAGGGCGGCCCTGCCATCGACGACGACTGGGGGGAGTCGGGATTGACCCGGGCCGAGAAAGTCTATGCCTGGAACACCTTTGAAATCCTTGCCATGAAGACCGGCAATCCAGACAATCCGGTGCATGCCGTGCCGCCCAAGGCGGTTGCCCATTGTCAGCTGCGCTTCGTGGTCGGAACGGACTGGCAGAACATCGTCCCGAATCTCCAGGCCCATCTGGACGCGGCAGGCTTCGGCATGGTCAAGGTGCAGCCCTCGACGGGCGGCAACGCCGCCTTCTTCCATGCCGCGCGCACGGACCCGGATCATCCCTGGGCCAAATGGGTGCGGGCCGCGGTGGAACGCACGACCGGGGAGAATTGCCGCATGGTGCCCAATTCGGGCGGGTCCATCTGCAACGACGTGTTTCAGGACGTGCTGGGCATTCCCTTCGTGTGGCTGCCGCTCAGCTACACCGGCTGTTCCCAGCATGCGCCCAACGAACACATTCTGTGGTCGCTGACCCGCGAGGGCATGGAACTGGTGACCGGCATTTACTGGGACCTGGGCGATCCGGAAACGGCCTATAGACTTGAAAGGAATGCGGCGTGACACGCGATGCGGTGATCGACAGCCTTGAACATTATTTCGACGACGGCGGGTTCTGGACGGACCTGTCGCGCCGCGTCGCCATCAAATCGTGCAGTCAGGACGAACCGTTCCGGCCGGAGTTGTACCGCTACCTGACGGACGAAATGACGCCCTATCTGGCGGAGATGGGCTTCGAGAGCGAGATTTTCGAAAACCCCAAGCCCGGCGGCCAGCCCATCCTGGTCGCCCGCCGCCATGAAGGCGACGACCTGCCGACCCTGATGACCTACGGCCATGGCGACGTGGTGCGCGGCTATGACGACCAGTGGCGCGACGGCATCGGCCCCTGGGACATGAAGAAAGAGGGCGAACGCTGGTACGGGCGCGGCACCGCCGACAACAAGGGGCAGCACACCATCAACCTGGCGGCCATGAAGGCCTGCATGGACGCCCGCGGCGGCACTCTCGGTTACAACGTGGTCGCCTTGATCGAAACGGGCGAGGAAACGGGATCGCCGGGCCTGCGCGAGTTCTGCCGCGATCACAAAGACCTGTTCAAGGCCGACGTGTTCATCGCCTCCGACGGTCCGCGATTGAATGCGCAGCGGCCCACGGTCTATTTCGGCTCGCGCGGGGTGTTCAATTTCACCATGTCGCTCGACCTGCGCGACGGCGGCCATCATTCCGGCAACTGGGGCGGGCTTTTGGCCAATCCGGGGGTGATCCTGGCCCATGCCATCTCCACCATCGTCGACGCCAAGGGCAAGATCCTGCTCGACGATCTCAAGCCGGATCCCATTTCCAATTCCGTGCGCGAGGCGCTGTCCAAGCTGACGGTCGGCGGCATGGAGGGCGATCCGGAAATCGATCCCGACTGGGGGGAGCCGGGTCTGACCGCCGAGGAAAAGGTGTTCGGCTGGAACACCTTCGAAATTCTGGCCTTCAAGACCGGCAATCCGGACAACCCGGTGAACGCCGTGCCGCCCAAGGCCTTCGCCAAATGCCACATGCGGTTTGTCGCGGGCTTCGATCCGGCCGTGGTACTGCCCGCCGTGCGCAAGCATCTGGACGCGCTGGGATACGACAAGGTTACCCTGACCCCGGACCGGGAATTCATGGCCGCGACACGGCTGGAGCCCGACACCCCCTGGGCCAAATGGGCGATCAATTCCCTGGCCCGCACCGCAGGGGAAGAGCCGGCCGTGCTGCCCAACCTGGGCGGATCGCTGCCCAACGACTGCTTCGCCCATATCCTGGGCCTGCCGACCATCTGGGTGCCGCATTCCTATCCGGCCTGTTCGCAGCACGCGCCCAACGAACATATTCTGGAGCCCGTGTCCCGCTCGGCCCTGCGCCTCATGGGCGGGCTGTTCTGGGACCTGGGCGAGACCGCCAGTCTGCCGCTGCAATGACCGAACCTTGTGATCTGTCCGCTGTCGACCTGCGCGCCCTGATCGGGGCGAAGAAGCTGTCGCCGGTGGAACTTGTGGAAAGTTGCCTTCGGCGCATCGCGGCGGTGAACGGTAAGGTCAATGCCTTCGTGGCGTTGGATGAAGACGGCGCCCTGGCGCGCGCCCGGGAACTGGAGGCCGAGATCACCCAGGGCCGCGACCCGGGGCCGCTGGCCGGCCTGCCCGTGGGCATCAAGGAC includes:
- a CDS encoding M20 family metallopeptidase, encoding MTRDAVIDSLEHYFDDGGFWTDLSRRVAIKSCSQDEPFRPELYRYLTDEMTPYLAEMGFESEIFENPKPGGQPILVARRHEGDDLPTLMTYGHGDVVRGYDDQWRDGIGPWDMKKEGERWYGRGTADNKGQHTINLAAMKACMDARGGTLGYNVVALIETGEETGSPGLREFCRDHKDLFKADVFIASDGPRLNAQRPTVYFGSRGVFNFTMSLDLRDGGHHSGNWGGLLANPGVILAHAISTIVDAKGKILLDDLKPDPISNSVREALSKLTVGGMEGDPEIDPDWGEPGLTAEEKVFGWNTFEILAFKTGNPDNPVNAVPPKAFAKCHMRFVAGFDPAVVLPAVRKHLDALGYDKVTLTPDREFMAATRLEPDTPWAKWAINSLARTAGEEPAVLPNLGGSLPNDCFAHILGLPTIWVPHSYPACSQHAPNEHILEPVSRSALRLMGGLFWDLGETASLPLQ